The Primulina huaijiensis isolate GDHJ02 unplaced genomic scaffold, ASM1229523v2 scaffold42729_ERROPOS115676, whole genome shotgun sequence genomic interval aattatcaattaccatgtttgattcaatgggacgtatatgtgtataatgcaatccagtagggagcattggtagtttttcaatcacatatttctttcctgatttatatgtggtaagacacatatatttctcattcccttcattcattgtttgagtatcatacccatgggaatatatatcattaaaactcaacaaatttcttttcgattgtggtgaatataaagcatcattgatcaaaaattttgtaccattaggtaacaaaaattgtgctttaccacatcctttaatcaagtctacaggacctgatattgtattcaccgttgtttttgttggttttagttccaagaaatatcttttatctcggaggatagtgtgcgttgtaccactatcgggtatgcaaacttcagctttgctcatagcattttccatatttgaacttcaaaaaatatgcaatgaaaaaaaattaatgacaatacatatttaaatataacacatatcataattgtacaataaaacattatcatataaatacatgaaaaataaattattgtacatttatattctaccactatattgttcattttcagagaaatcattgagaaaatctgcagcatcaatattgttcatttctatcccaccaacatattgatcatttccagagaaatcattcataaaatcagcagcatcaaaatgagttgaatcactcaaacggtcacttcgctcagtgaagttggtctccttttctttcccctttatcgattctttataaagtttgcaaagatgctcaggggctcgacaaatacgagaccaatgtcctggagtaccgcatctgaaacaagaactttcaaatcttttcgagtgattttcattaacactcatgttttcttgatgccttttctgtggatggtttgggacgttattttgagatgagttatagaaataactatctcgattattttcaaaaccacggccgcgtccacgaccacgaccacttcctcgtccacgtccacgtccacgacctcgacctcgacctcgacctcgaccaaaaccttgtctttgaatttgattttggtttccaggtttaaattcatttttacttacagcatttacttctggaaatgctgttgatccagtgggtcgggactgatgatttctcattaatagctcgttgttcttttccgccacaagaagacaggcgatgagttcagaatatctcgcaaatccacgcactctatattgttgctgtagtgttatatttgatgcgtgaaacgtggaaaatgttttttcaagcatttccgattctgtaacctcatgtccacaaaattttaactgcgagattattctatacatcgctgaattgtaatcactgacttttttaaagtcttggaatcttaacatattccattcatcacgggcggtcggaagtataacttcccttatatgttcaaatctctcttttaatcctttccacagagccatgggatctttttcgatgagatattcacattttaaaccttcatcaaggtgtcgtcgtaaaaatattatagcttttgctttttcttgtgatgaagatataccattttctttaatggtctcgcttagacccaatgactcaagatgcatttctacatcaagagtccatggcatatagtttttcccagtaatatcaagagcgatgaattcgagctttgccaagtttgccatggtggtactaaaaattacgatgcattttattagttaatgaatattgcaatacaaagtaatggataaacaacaagtacaagtattcgtaaaaataaagaaaacacacgaggaggatattctccgataaatacaagactggtgagtatgataaccaaaataattaaaaataacctcgtgaaagccatcttctttttttcttcgaaaatttgatgaagaatattttttagagaagaagagaaagttgcagtgattgaatgtatttgtgagattgtatttatagagcaaaaactagccgttttgttaccgtttattaccgttggtgtataagaaaataaatgtatgtatttgtataattttatggtaataatatggtgtatataatattagtcatatttaaataattatgtatatcatatcacattattataattaggtgtcataagttattttgtttaaaaaNNNNNNNNNNNNNNNNNNNNNNNNNNNNNNNNNNNNNNNNNNNNNNNNNNNNNNNNNNNNNNNNNNNNNNNNNNNNNNNNNNNNNNNNNNNNNNNNNNNNNNNNNNNNNNNNNNNNNNNNNNNNNNNNNNNNNNNNNNNNNNNNNNNNNNNNNNNNNNNNNNNNNNNNNNNNNNNNNNNNNNNNNNNNNNNNNNNNNNNNNNNNNNNNNNNNNNNNNNNNNNNNNNNNNNNNNNNNNNNNNNNNNNNNNNNNNNNNNNNNNNNNNNNNNNNNNNNNNNNNNNNNNNNNNNNNNNNNNNNNNNNNNNNNNNNNNNNNNNNNNNNNNNNNNNNNNNNNNNNNNNNNNNNNNNNNNNNNNNNNNNNNNNNNNNNNNNNNNNNNNNNNNNNNNNNNNNNNNNNNNNNNNNNNNNNNNNNNNNNNNNNNNNNNNNNNNNNNNNNNNNNNNNNNNNNNNNNNNNNNNNNNNNNNNNNNNNNNNNNNNNNNNNNNNNNNNNNNNNNNNNNNNNNNNNNNNNNNNNNNNNNNNNNNNNNNNNNNNNNNNNNNNNNNNNNNNNNNNNNNNNNNNNNNNNNNNNNNNNNNNNNNNNNNNNNNNNNNNNNNNNNNNNNNNNNNNNNNNNNNNNNNNNNNNNNNNNNNNNNNNNNNNNNNNNNNNNNNNNNNNNNNNNNNNNNNNNNNNNNNNNNNNNNNNNNNNNNNNNNNNNNNNNNNNNNNNNNNNNNNNNNNNNNNNNNNNNNNNNNNNNNNNNNNNNNNNNNNNNNNNNNNNNNNNNNNNNNNNNNNNNNNNNNNNNNNNNNNNNNNNNNNNNNNNNNNNNNNNNNNNNNNNNNNNNNNNNNNNNNNNNNNNNNNNNNNNNNNNNNNNNNNNNNNNNNNNNNNNNNNNNNNNNNNNNNNNNNNNNNNNNNNNNNNNNNNNNNNNNNNNNNNNNNNNNNNNNNNNNNNNNNNNNNNNNNNNNNNNNNNNNNNNNNNNNNNNNNNNNNNNNNNNNNNNNNNNNNNNNNNNNNNNNNNNNNNNNNNNNNNatatataaacaataaataaataacagtaaaataaatattattacttttgttacctttttcttctgttcggagcttggaaaaatatggaggacttttagagcttcgtgctgataacgtgttgtgaaaaagtaaaaatttacggtaaaaaagtaaaaatctcaaactctcaaaattatcacactacacactttataatatttttctctcaactcaattgtgattttcttcacaaatgagagatctatttatagaaaatttttacaaataatccaaaaataaaatacatcattacctacatcatcacacactaattttcaatattcaacacctaattttacctaattttcaacattcaacattcacattttcaacacaaatatttaacacatttttaaataatttttcaacaatattaaCAATTTATGCAATTTTAGTAATACATATGTCACATGCTAATTAGCCGAAATTGCGTGTTCGTTCAGACAATGTTTTGGACTTAGGAAGCAGCAAAGAAATATTGCAGAATGTGAATCATTTGTCAATTAGGCTTAATGTACGTATATATCAATTAGTCAGTATAATGCACGTGTTAAACGGCCCCGGCACCCCGCTCCATGGTCTATGCAAAATAACGTATAttcaataaacaataaaaaaaaatccgtggatcaaacatatatatatatatcatatgtattttatacgtggcttattttatttgagatcaatttatttcataattattctacagaaataaatttcaatttggcacattaaaatatttagtttgatttaaatttcaaagttttgataaaatataagaaacacGCCAATTTCAAGATAGTAGATTTTCAAAGTCAATAGACAGGCATGCTTTTATAATTTATGAGTCGTCGATGCACACACGTTAGTTTAGTggtattaaatataatatatgaatggtatgaagaaatttaattatgtaaTACTTTTTTTCATATCTGGTAATTAAGGAACAATTGTAAAAAAAGTCTCCCTTCTGAATGttttaaattagttaaaaatatatatataatcaaccGCCACAAATTTGcacattttataatatatatttcagaCCTTAACACTAAACCAAATTGAatcattaaatcccaaatattcACTATTTGTAAAAATGGGTTACAACAAATTTATATAGTCAACTTTTTTgcacaaaaaaaattagtttgtcCATTTTATGGTTTTTTGGGATAATTAgctgaagaaaatattttgtccattttttgaaccttttcaaaattttcatgtatAAATTTtgtgtgaaataaataattataagttACAATTGCGGCCATAAAAGATAGTTTTTCTAGGACGTTTCCTCTTTATAATAGagtaatttataatataattgtaaTTTAATAAAGTGAATGAATGGATATTGAAATCTATACACAAGACATGTGCTTATGTAAGCATAGTTTTGGCGTTTGCTAATTGAGTCATGCAATATAAATCGAAATTATTTAGGTATAAATTTCAAAATCGACTaaacaacaaaagaaaaatgtaaaaCTAAATGAAAACAAGGGATTAACGTTTGACTTTGACCCACTATGTATACTTCCTGCGACGAAATATTCATAAGGACTTGACCCGAAAAAACTAATGTAATATATATGAACAAGGAACCATTCAAACTCCCATTCTTGACCGCCAATCTGTATTAGTATGCCATGCCATTCCCTTTTAGACTTTCTTTATACTAGTCtcaatgtgtgtgtgtgtgtatatatatatatatatatacacacacctTGTATGAGCAAAATATCTTTAAAGTATGAAATGATTAATGCTTTTATCATATTAATTTAATCTGAATGAAAGGAAGATAACAtcgatatattaaaaaaaaattataactgcATTAAGtattaataatttatgttttttatcttaaaaatatttttttgtttattaactTGTTCAGTTTTGGGTCGTAGGCTtgtcaaatttttgttttgatacATTAACTATTAATTTCAGGTTATTTTggaatattttttcaatgttaCGTTAACACTCCGACAAAATAGaaccaaaacaaaaataagaTCAAAACTATTACACCAAAACCAAACTTTGAGAAACCATTATGTACGGATAATTTTTAGGATATATTGTCCTTAAAAATTGCACGGGTATTCGGTTCCCGTGGCCGGATGAAAGCACCGGATCGAGCACATCACAGCGACATCATGAGTATATATGACTGGAAACATACTTTAGTTTGTTTCGTTACTTcagatataaaattattatattatttgcatgttttATTGGGAAGAAATCAATTGGCTGAATTGGCGGCAATCGACAATATATATCTGGCAATACAATttagtaaaatatataatagatCATTTACATTGGAATTTTGTTACTTTACCATTTACTTTTGATCGCTTCAAAAGTTCAACTAATATCTCTTTATTAACTAGCAACCAAAAGTTGTTCGTTTGCATGCTACAAACTAAAtacaaataaacaaattaaatgaaaaaaattaaaaagaataataaaaacaaaaataaagctTGTCGACCGTAGTAACTTAATCAGGCATCAACCCTCTGTTTGTCAAGCTTCGCCATTTGTTAAATTCAAGATCATCTCAACCCAAGATTTATGGAAGCCCAATTAGCTGGCCACGCACGGGCGGCACGGCCACCAGCAAAGTGTTTTTCACTCAAAGGGCAACTGCCGCCGCTACCCTGACCTGGGATGTAGGTGCACGGAGAACCCGCAGATGGTGGCACCGGACCTCGTGGAAGAGACGCGAGTAAGGTAGCTTGTTTCCTTAGCCTTTCCTCCAAGCCCAAAGGTCTCCCAGCATCTACTTGGTGTAAAGATGCCGCTATACAGAATAGTATGTGAAGGATTACAAACACTTTTGTTTTGAATGAAACCATTTTTCTTGTGAATTTTGATCGCCACATCAAGCAGTTTTCTATGTTTGTCGGAGCAAGAATATGGGAGTTGTTGGTTTGGTGGATATATTTATACCCGAATTCGAAGTTCAAACTTTTTTTGTTGAATcaattttctatatattttttaaaattctagatGACTTCGTCACTTGGATGAGGCAGTATTGGTTTGGTTGGCTACGCGTTACCaattttatgtaaattaatGCTTTTGTGAGTCATAATCTATATCTTTAGAATACAAAGTTTATGGAGGAATATTATCGATCAATATTTACACTATAAATCCTAGCTCCGAAGTTACAAGCCAATTGATAAGAGTGTAGAAATTATGTTTACCAAAACATATAATAGAATATATTCAATGTACAATTTGAATTCTTACTTAGCTGACATCATgctaattaatattttcattaagatgATCGTCATGCCTGACCTTATATATCTATCTATTACGACCGGGGAAAATATTTGATGTGGATatctataatttattattttatttctttctaatacataaaaattttagtaaaaaaattttTCCGATTGTAAAAAAGTAAAcatatgaattaaaatatataaatttacattattcattatttttcacacACCATGTGTGTGCAAAATTACTAATAATCAAGAAACACATGTTGGTGCTTTGGACTCGGAACGTAGAAATCCAAGCTTTGATATATAACAAAGTCTTTAGTCCAATTCAAAGACACGGAATGTTTGAATATTggatcattattattatttaactgGAGAGGAAAACATtggaaaataattataaaattaattaatcttaaattttaacCACTTTGACTCTTTCTAGTTGAATAAATATTTCCAATGGTGGTGAGTTGCCGGAGCTGCACATTTTCTTACGACAAATATCTATTGATAAATAAAGTTAACAGTATTTTGATTTATCAtatgttattatattttatataatacatATCTTGGAGAACTTTTGACTAGTGAAAACAAGACCAAGGAATTTCATAACCatatacaaaatttaaatattaaaaaacccctattttaatataattcactAAGTTATGAaaccatatttattttatcaaaatttaagtgcaaaaaaaattattttaatccgATGAATTCACTTATAATTcagaaaagtaaaaataaaaaaatttatcttatttgaataattattatttatctaaaaGTATTACAAAATATTGGGAAATTACATGCCTTATAACAGTAACCATGTATATATACTATATAGCAACGTGTCTTAATAAATTACTCcttttattttggaaaatattaaagttaatAGTTCtttaaacattatttatttatttataaaacattATGCACAACTATTGCATGTATAGACATAAATTATGCTTATATATTTAAAAGAGCACATGAGGTGAAATACAAAGACAATGTTTGCTTATATTCCAGGAAAACATTatttagaaaatgaaaattcTCGAGGCCttatttttcagttttttttttaaaaaaatatatttttccagctcattttttttttcttacacCACAGTTttttctattttcattttttcgCACTAGTAAAAAAATACCCGATTTTTATTCACAgcagatttgatttataaaaaatataaccatgcaattaaataaaatttaacgaAATATCCCGGAAGCCAATACTTATCGGGCCTTTGACAAAACATTCGGCCCTTTAGCCCTCTTCGTTTTGGGCTCTGGACCAATTAGACAACGCCCTCTACTAATCGATTCTCATACTCAATCCTGCTTCCGAAACCCTAGCGGCGGAGCTTCTTCTTCTCAATTCAACAGCATCACACCAATTCCATCAGCAACCATGGTAACTAGTTTGTTCCATCTTCTATACTCTCGGGCACTCTCAATGTGCGTGAATTCGCTTATTATGTGTCTGTGTTGTGTGTTGTGCAGGCTGACGTCGAGACAGAGGTGGCGGCTGGGCAGCCGAAGAAGAGGACGTTCAAGAAGTTTAGCTTCAGAGGTGTGGATCTGGATGCCCTCCTTGATATGTCCACTGACGAGCTCGTCAAACTCTTCAATGCTCGTGCCAGAAGAAGGTATTatggtttttcttttattttcgttaTCCTATTGGGGTTTGattatctgtattatatgatttttttagtgAATTGTTGATTGATTGATGAACTTGAATCGTACGGTATAACAGCTAGCGAATCTGTAATATCTTTTATTGTCGTTAGTGGATGTTTAGTGTTTTTCTCGTTCGTGGTTTGACTTTGTGCAGCAGTGTCAAGCTATAATTTTGGTTGCTGCTGTTTTATGCTGCTCATGTATTTTTTATCTTGTCAGTGTTTGTTTTATGAAGCTTTGTAATTGTGAGCTGGTCCCTTTTATGACATCTTGTATGTTGTAACCACGAACAGTGTTCGACTAACCAAGTTTAAGGTGTGTTATAATATGTTACTGCATTGATTTGTTGTGGATGATTTCAACTGAAAAGTGTGTTTCCCTTGAAAATTTGTTTCTTTATCACCGCTTGTGTCTGGAGCATGTATTGTGACATGATACTTTGGTTATGTTTGTTTTAGCACATTTTATTTGCCATTTAACATTTGATCCGATCCTTACCTGGATGATGAAATGGGCAGGTTCCAGAGGGGTCTGAAGAGGAAGCCAATGGCTTTGATCAAGAAGCTGCGCAAGGCTGTAAGTATTCCAAATTTTCAACTCATCATTATAATTCACCTTTTTATGCAATTTCTCGAGGTACGTTTTTCACTCTAGTTGTTAATCTTGTTTCACTCGAGCATGTTTATTCATAAGTTTTCCACTTGTTACACTCACGGCACTGAGTTTTTGTGCCTCTGGCAGTTTCTGGATTGcaaaatttattctttttttattaaattggaATAAATAGTTTTCCTACTATTCATTCTGTGCTTGCATACTTGTGGTTGTGTTGAACTGATATGACCTATGGTATATGTTTTAGAAACGTGAGGCCCCACCAGGTGAGAAACCAGCTCCTGTTCGAACCCACCTGCGAAACATGATCATCGTTCCTGAGATGATTGGCAGTGTCCTTGGTGTCTACAATGGCAAAACCTTTAACCCAGTTGAAATTAAACCCGAAATGATTGGCCACTATCTTGCTGAGTTCTCGATCTCATACAAGCCGGTCAAGCACGGAAGACCTGGTATTGGTGCTACACACTCTTCAAGGTTTATTCCTCTCAAGTAAAAAGTTCTGCCCTCAAATCAAGAAGACATTATGTTGGGGCCAACTCTTCCTCCTCATTACCGCCACTTGATTATTCTAACCCGCAATCCAAGGAGGTATATGAAGGGGAACGAATGTgattgtttctgaatttttgttTCTCTTTAGTGTTTTATTGAAGCTGTTCGAGTGTTAGTTGAGACTTGTGACGTCTACATCTGAACTCCCGTCTTTGGAAAATTGGTCTCGGATAATTTGGAATAAGAgttttgaatttgatattttttcctAAAAGAAAATTCGATAGTCTTTTGCATGTTTTTTTACATTTCTAATATCTGTCTTTTCAGGAGGGTTCCTGATGTTTTTGGCATTGTTTGTATTCGTtagattttctttttaaaaaataacaattagAAGCAAACTAGAAAAGAAATGAGTGTACTGTTTATGTTCGCGGTTTTTGTTTATTACTTGTTACATACATGCATATCAGTTATAATTAATCTTTTCTATGTTATTATTGTTTCACACTTTTTATCCTATATCGTTTATTCCACATCgatctatttattatttaatattttttggttgTCATCGAAAATTTCAAAAAGGATTGTTCTGTTAATATAGTTTAAAAGTATGCTGGTAAGTGATACTAAAGTCAttgtttttgtttatatatattttcctaACCAAAACCGTTTCAATTTCGAAATGTACATCTTTTATGGAATCAAATaggaaaacaaaattatttctaTACGATGAGAAATGAGATACATAAACAAGCAAAAATTCTATATTTACAATTGGACCCACACataattgattttgaaaatttgttatATGAGAGTAGCATCAAAACGTAATTCAGTTGATAAAATTTTAATCCCAACGAGgcttaaattttgtttttggaattaatttaattaaatgctCGTAAAAATCAAAAGTTGAATTGCAAGGACAAAACGTATTTCACCAAATCATATGGGTTATTTCATAGTTTCCAAACTTTCCGCCACAAACAGCGTGGCCATTCTTCTGTTGGGTTGCTCATCAACCTGTATATTTTCACGATGTTTACACGATATCGAGGATGATTACGAAGTTGGCTCGCCATGGTTGTGTCCAACTGCTTGATCAACTCTTgtttaagataaaaaaaaaggagGGTATGAGATTGTCGTTCAGAACAATTAGATTAGTTATTGATTTCTATGGGTTCTCCGGAAAGGGTGATGCCGCTTTAAACATTTTCCACAATGCTGAGACCATTTGTGGTCCTTTGTCACAAAACTGTCAGCTGGTTATTTGTTCATCTCTCTTGAGGACATTGGCAAAGTATCAGATGAACACTGAAGCCATGGATGTAATTGAGGAGATGATTATGCATGGGATATTCCCAGATTTACAGACCTTTTCTGGGTTGATCCATCATTATGCACTTGTAAGACAGTGCAACGACTTTTTGAGATGGTACGACAGACTGACTTGGAGCCTGAAGCTTACATACACAAGTTTCTCATATGTGCTTATTGCAAGTGTGGAAGAGCTATTCTTGCTTTGAGGGCTTTTGGGGACACGAGGAATTCCGGATTTATGACTGATGCTGCTGCCGAAGAAATGCTTGTAAAGAGTTTATGGAAGGAAGGAAATCTCATGAGACGTTTTTCTTGGTTCTAAAAGAGGACGGGAGAATTAGTCCATCAAGAAGGCGTCTAAAGACCTCGGTTATTTCATTGCTCTGACAACTATAAGACCAAATCGGACGGGGAATCACTAGGCAGCACTCTGGTGATCTCATATTTCCAGTCCACTTCAGCTGCATAACCTTCAAGATTTTCCCCGGAGTGGTGTTGGAAGGCACTATGCACAAAATAATGAAACACGGTGTTTTCTTGCAGTGCGGGCTGTGttaggtaagattttatttaatgtggtgggacccacattaaataaaataataataaaatcttttcccacatcgtttttttattaaaattggacgagggaattagttataaatagagctcaattccttcagttattgtatcccaaaatcaaaagctttttagctttgataaatagagagtgcatagaaaaaaagagtgtatttttttcttgagtgcgggaattctcttgtgtgagttagagaaattattttctcggtatactcgggttgggagtgtgagaaatattgagtgtattggtgtatacacttgttgtaatatttcttccagttataaaagttgcagtgctccgtggacgtagcctatattgggtgaaccacgtaaatctttgtgttcttgttggttattttattccgcaattttttgggtactattatcatcgtggtcggcatcgcttcgggggtgtaattccccaacaactggtatcagagccttgttgtgaaaattcttaagaattctgagtatgctctgtggttgcagctttgtctgatcttccacatcagaaaagattttttagactttttgctaaggctagagaagtgatggccggagatgatggatcgggaccgagtatcaacaagttcgacggtacagattttacgttctggcgactacaaattattgattatttgtatagcaagaagttgcatcaacctctatctggaaagaagccggaaaagatggaggatgatgactggaagcttcttgatcgacaagtgttaggtgtaatacgattgaccctaacgaagaacgtggcacataacgtggcggaggcaaaaacaacggaggagatgatgtccattttgtcggacatgtacgaaaagccatcggcaaataataaagtatatctcatgaagaagttatttaacttgaagatgagagaagatgcatcggtggctaaacacatcaatgaattcaacacgattgtttcacagctgacatcggttgaaattaaatttgatgatgagattcgggcac includes:
- the LOC140969758 gene encoding small ribosomal subunit protein uS19, translating into MADVETEVAAGQPKKRTFKKFSFRGVDLDALLDMSTDELVKLFNARARRRFQRGLKRKPMALIKKLRKAKREAPPGEKPAPVRTHLRNMIIVPEMIGSVLGVYNGKTFNPVEIKPEMIGHYLAEFSISYKPVKHGRPGIGATHSSRFIPLK